One Mycobacterium marseillense DNA window includes the following coding sequences:
- a CDS encoding ATPase codes for MNFKPSPNGPSAGSFRAQTPAGGPAGDAAPTERLSLGQPRGQRIASQPSANQAGRTQRTRRTVDLAAATHRALDIWQREAADRLGVARVTGQEVLTALIDQLLVDPKLTAQITRAIKERR; via the coding sequence GTGAACTTCAAGCCCAGTCCCAACGGACCCAGCGCCGGATCCTTTCGCGCCCAAACTCCGGCCGGCGGCCCCGCCGGAGACGCCGCCCCGACCGAGCGCCTCAGTCTCGGGCAGCCGCGCGGCCAGCGCATCGCCAGCCAGCCATCGGCCAATCAGGCGGGGCGCACCCAGCGGACCCGCCGGACCGTCGACCTGGCGGCCGCCACCCACCGGGCACTCGACATCTGGCAGCGCGAAGCCGCCGATCGGCTCGGCGTCGCCCGCGTGACCGGACAAGAGGTGCTCACGGCGCTCATCGACCAGCTCCTGGTCGACCCGAAGCTCACGGCCCAGATCACCCGGGCCATCAAAGAACGCCGCTGA
- the fadD2 gene encoding long-chain-fatty-acid--CoA ligase FadD2, with amino-acid sequence MPNLLGLPGQASKAVAKLHQYVERGSAELHYVRKIFESGAFRIEPPQNYAAMAADIYKWGEFGMLPSLNARRHPDKAACIDEEGEFSYRELDEAAHAVANGLIDMGVKGGDGIAILARNSRWFLIANYGAARVGARIILLNSEFSGPQIKEVSEREGAKLIIYDDEYTKAVSKASPELGKLRALGTNPDSDEPSGSTDDTLADLIGRSSNEPAPKAARHASIIILTSGTTGTPKGANRSTPPTLAPVGGILSHVPFKAGEVTSLPAPMFHALGYLHGTIAMFLGSTLVLRRKFKPPLVLQDVEKYKVTAMVVVPVMLSRILEAVEKMDSKPDLSSLKIVFVSGSALGADLAERSLKDLGPVIYNMYGSTEIAFATIAEPKHLEYNSSTVGPVVKGVRVKIYDDNGKELPQGEVGRIFVGNAFPFEGYTGGGKKQIIDGLLSSGDVGYFDENGLLYISGRDDEMIVSGGENVFPAEVEDLITGHPDVVEATAIGVDDKEWGHRLRAFVVKKDGADLDEDTVKHYVRDHLARYKVPREVIFLDELPRNPTGKILKRELREMEIE; translated from the coding sequence ATGCCTAACCTCCTCGGTCTGCCCGGTCAGGCCTCTAAAGCGGTAGCAAAACTGCACCAGTACGTCGAGCGCGGTTCCGCCGAACTGCACTACGTGCGCAAGATCTTCGAGTCGGGCGCGTTCCGCATCGAGCCGCCGCAGAACTACGCCGCGATGGCCGCCGACATCTACAAGTGGGGCGAGTTCGGCATGCTGCCCTCCCTCAACGCGCGGCGCCACCCCGACAAGGCGGCGTGCATCGACGAAGAGGGCGAATTCTCCTACCGCGAACTCGACGAGGCGGCGCACGCGGTGGCCAACGGGTTGATCGACATGGGCGTCAAGGGCGGCGACGGCATCGCCATCCTGGCCCGCAACTCCCGCTGGTTCCTGATCGCCAATTACGGCGCCGCGCGGGTCGGCGCCCGCATCATCCTGCTCAACAGCGAATTCTCGGGCCCGCAGATCAAAGAGGTGTCCGAGCGCGAGGGCGCCAAGCTGATCATCTATGACGACGAGTACACCAAGGCGGTCAGCAAAGCCTCGCCGGAGCTGGGCAAGTTGCGGGCGCTGGGGACCAACCCGGACAGTGACGAGCCGTCCGGCAGCACCGACGACACGCTGGCCGACCTGATCGGGCGCAGCAGCAATGAGCCCGCCCCCAAGGCGGCCCGGCACGCGTCGATCATCATCCTGACCAGCGGCACCACCGGCACGCCCAAGGGCGCAAACCGCAGCACGCCGCCAACCCTGGCGCCGGTCGGCGGAATCCTGTCGCACGTCCCGTTCAAGGCCGGCGAGGTGACGTCGCTGCCGGCGCCGATGTTCCACGCGCTGGGTTATCTGCACGGCACCATCGCGATGTTCTTGGGCTCGACGCTGGTGTTGCGCCGCAAGTTCAAGCCGCCGTTGGTCCTACAGGACGTCGAGAAGTACAAGGTGACAGCGATGGTCGTCGTGCCGGTGATGTTGTCGCGGATCCTCGAAGCCGTCGAGAAGATGGACTCCAAGCCGGACCTGTCCAGCCTGAAGATCGTGTTCGTGTCGGGCTCGGCGCTGGGGGCGGACCTGGCCGAGCGCTCGCTCAAGGACCTCGGCCCGGTGATCTACAACATGTACGGCTCGACCGAGATCGCCTTTGCGACGATCGCCGAGCCCAAGCACCTGGAGTACAACTCCTCGACCGTCGGGCCGGTCGTCAAGGGTGTGCGCGTCAAGATCTACGACGACAACGGCAAGGAGCTGCCGCAGGGCGAGGTCGGCCGCATCTTCGTCGGCAACGCCTTCCCGTTCGAGGGCTACACCGGCGGGGGCAAGAAGCAGATCATCGACGGGCTGCTGTCGTCGGGCGACGTCGGCTACTTCGACGAGAACGGTCTGCTCTACATCAGCGGCCGCGACGACGAGATGATCGTCTCCGGCGGCGAGAACGTCTTCCCGGCCGAGGTCGAGGACCTCATCACCGGGCACCCGGACGTCGTGGAGGCCACCGCGATCGGCGTCGACGACAAGGAGTGGGGCCACCGCCTGCGCGCGTTCGTGGTGAAGAAGGACGGCGCCGACCTCGACGAGGACACCGTCAAGCACTACGTGCGCGACCATCTGGCCCGCTACAAGGTGCCGCGTGAGGTCATCTTCCTCGACGAGCTGCCGCGCAACCCGACGGGCAAGATCCTCAAGCGCGAGCTGCGCGAGATGGAGATCGAGTAA
- a CDS encoding DNA polymerase domain-containing protein, which produces MNRMTRPVLLEVAGREVTVTHPDKVVFPGADGHKTSGPYTKLDLVRYYLSVADGALRGVAGRPMILKRFVKGITEEAVFQKRAPAKRPDWIDVAELRYARGTSAAEAVLRDAAGLAWAINLGCVDLNPHPVLADDLDHPDELRVDLDPMPGVSWRRIVDVALVAREVLEDYGLTTWPKTSGSRGFHIYARIARRWEFRQVRLAAQTVAREVERRVPEAATSRWWKEEREGVFVDFNQNAKDRTVASAYSVRATPDARVSTPLHWDEVAGCDPQAFTIDTVPGRFAEIGDPWAGMDDAAGELDRLLVLAEEMGPPERAPKGSGKRRDGRRQSSMPLIEIARTKTKDEAMAALDTWRDRYPAVAERLQPVDVLVDGMRGPSSIWYRIRINLQHVPEDQRPPQEELIADYSPWKREGQKEGQTFGGKQRPPN; this is translated from the coding sequence ATGAACCGCATGACCCGTCCGGTTTTGCTGGAGGTGGCCGGGCGCGAGGTCACCGTCACCCATCCGGACAAGGTCGTGTTTCCCGGTGCGGACGGCCACAAAACCTCCGGCCCCTACACCAAGCTCGATCTGGTCCGCTATTACCTGTCGGTGGCCGACGGCGCGCTGCGGGGTGTGGCCGGGCGCCCCATGATCCTGAAGCGCTTCGTCAAGGGCATCACGGAAGAGGCGGTGTTCCAGAAACGCGCGCCGGCGAAACGACCGGACTGGATCGACGTCGCCGAACTCCGTTACGCGCGCGGCACTTCCGCGGCGGAGGCGGTCCTCCGCGACGCCGCGGGGCTGGCCTGGGCGATCAACCTGGGCTGCGTCGACCTCAATCCGCACCCGGTGCTCGCCGACGACCTCGATCACCCCGACGAACTGCGCGTCGACCTCGATCCGATGCCCGGGGTCTCCTGGCGGCGCATCGTCGACGTCGCCCTGGTGGCCCGCGAGGTGCTCGAGGACTACGGCCTGACCACGTGGCCGAAGACGTCGGGCTCGCGCGGCTTCCACATCTACGCCCGCATCGCCCGGCGCTGGGAGTTTCGCCAGGTGCGGCTGGCCGCCCAGACCGTCGCCCGCGAGGTGGAGCGGCGCGTGCCCGAGGCGGCGACCAGCCGGTGGTGGAAGGAGGAACGCGAGGGGGTGTTCGTCGACTTCAACCAGAACGCCAAGGACCGCACGGTCGCGTCGGCCTATTCGGTGCGGGCGACCCCCGACGCCCGGGTGTCGACGCCGCTGCACTGGGACGAGGTCGCCGGCTGCGACCCCCAGGCGTTCACGATCGACACCGTGCCCGGCCGGTTCGCCGAGATCGGTGACCCCTGGGCGGGCATGGACGACGCGGCCGGCGAGCTCGACCGGCTACTGGTGCTGGCCGAGGAGATGGGGCCTCCCGAGCGCGCGCCGAAAGGGTCGGGCAAGCGCCGTGACGGCCGGCGGCAATCGTCGATGCCGCTGATCGAGATCGCCCGCACCAAAACCAAGGACGAGGCGATGGCGGCGCTGGACACCTGGCGCGACCGCTATCCCGCGGTGGCCGAGCGGCTGCAGCCGGTCGACGTCCTCGTCGACGGCATGCGCGGGCCCAGCTCGATCTGGTACCGGATCCGGATCAATTTGCAGCACGTGCCCGAAGACCAGCGGCCACCGCAGGAAGAGCTGATCGCCGACTACAGCCCTTGGAAGAGGGAGGGGCAAAAGGAGGGGCAAACCTTCGGCGGCAAGCAGCGGCCCCCGAACTAG
- a CDS encoding MFS transporter, with protein sequence MTTTISPAAKPAPTRERPAGRHWIDDWRPEDPEFWATTGRAIARRNLIFSIFAEHVGFSVWMLWSIVVVQMTAGAHGQPAASGWALTASQALCLVAVPSGVGALLRLPYTFAVPIFGGRNWTTMSAALLLVPCLLLAWAVSHPGIPFAALVAIAATAGFGGGNFASSMANISFFYPEKDKGWALGLNAAGGNVGVAVVQKIIPPIVIAGGGVALSRAGLCYVPLAVVAAVCAFLFMNNLTEARADVTPVWQSLRHPDTWVMSLLYIGTFGSFIGYSAAFPTLLKTVFGRGDIALTWAFLGAGIGSVIRPLGGKLADRIGGARITAVSFALLALGAAAALWSVRAVNLPMFFASFMFLFVATGIGNGSTYRMISRIFKIKGELAGGDPDTMVQMRRQAAGALGVISAVGAFGGFIVPLAYAWSKSEFGSIEPALRFYIAFFLALLGVTWYCYLRKHNAVTRVGI encoded by the coding sequence ATGACCACGACCATCAGCCCGGCAGCGAAGCCCGCGCCGACGCGCGAGCGTCCCGCGGGACGGCACTGGATCGACGACTGGCGGCCCGAAGACCCCGAGTTCTGGGCGACGACCGGCCGGGCGATCGCGCGCCGCAACCTGATCTTCTCGATCTTCGCCGAGCACGTCGGATTCAGCGTGTGGATGCTGTGGAGCATCGTCGTGGTGCAGATGACCGCGGGCGCGCACGGGCAGCCCGCCGCGTCCGGGTGGGCGCTGACCGCCAGCCAGGCGTTGTGCCTGGTCGCCGTCCCCAGCGGGGTCGGCGCCTTGCTCCGGCTGCCCTACACCTTCGCGGTCCCCATCTTCGGCGGCCGCAACTGGACGACCATGTCGGCGGCGCTGCTGCTCGTCCCGTGCCTGCTGCTGGCGTGGGCGGTCAGCCATCCCGGCATCCCGTTCGCGGCCCTGGTGGCCATCGCGGCGACCGCCGGCTTCGGCGGCGGCAACTTCGCCTCGTCGATGGCCAACATCTCCTTCTTCTACCCGGAGAAGGACAAGGGCTGGGCCCTGGGCCTGAACGCGGCCGGCGGCAACGTCGGCGTCGCCGTCGTGCAGAAGATCATCCCGCCGATCGTCATCGCCGGCGGCGGGGTCGCCCTGTCGCGCGCCGGGCTCTGCTATGTGCCGCTGGCCGTCGTGGCCGCGGTCTGCGCGTTCCTGTTCATGAACAACCTGACCGAGGCCAGGGCCGACGTGACGCCGGTGTGGCAGTCGCTACGCCATCCCGACACCTGGGTCATGTCGCTGCTCTACATCGGCACGTTCGGGTCCTTCATCGGCTACTCGGCCGCCTTCCCGACCCTGCTCAAGACGGTGTTCGGCCGCGGCGACATCGCGCTGACGTGGGCCTTCCTCGGCGCCGGCATCGGATCGGTGATCCGGCCCCTCGGCGGCAAGCTGGCCGACCGGATCGGCGGGGCGCGCATCACCGCCGTCAGCTTCGCGCTGCTCGCCCTCGGGGCGGCGGCCGCGTTGTGGTCGGTGCGGGCGGTGAACCTGCCGATGTTCTTCGCCAGCTTCATGTTCTTGTTCGTCGCCACCGGCATCGGCAACGGCTCGACCTACCGGATGATTTCGCGGATCTTCAAGATCAAGGGCGAGCTGGCCGGCGGCGATCCCGACACCATGGTCCAGATGCGCCGCCAGGCCGCCGGCGCGTTGGGTGTCATCTCGGCGGTGGGCGCCTTCGGCGGCTTCATCGTGCCGCTGGCCTATGCCTGGTCGAAGTCGGAGTTCGGCAGCATCGAGCCGGCGCTGCGGTTCTACATCGCGTTCTTCCTCGCCCTGCTGGGGGTCACCTGGTATTGCTACCTGCGCAAGCACAACGCGGTCACGCGGGTCGGGATCTAG
- a CDS encoding ABC transporter substrate-binding protein, with protein sequence MRQGWNRRGFLQLAGASAVAAIAGSAALSAGCSSRQAPPGGGGPGSVTLTHLFGQTVINQPPKRVVSAGFTEQDDLLAVGVVPIAVTDWFGDQPFAVWPWAAPKLGGARPVVLNLDNGIPVDRIAGLKPDLIVAINAGLDADTYQKLSAIAPTVAQSGGDAFFEPWKEQATAIGQAVFQADQMKSLIDGVDQKFTEIGKKNPQWTGKKALLMHGALWQGTVVATMAGWRTDFLNQMGLVIAEGIKPFGTEQRAVIPRDHIKSVLDSADVVIWTTRNPDDQKALLADPEVAGSLTTAQNRHIFTTTEQAGAIAFASPLSYPLVADQLPPLLTKILG encoded by the coding sequence ATGCGACAGGGATGGAATCGACGGGGATTCTTGCAGCTCGCAGGGGCTTCCGCCGTCGCCGCGATCGCCGGGTCCGCCGCGCTGTCGGCGGGCTGCTCGTCACGCCAGGCTCCGCCGGGCGGCGGCGGGCCGGGCTCGGTGACCCTCACCCACCTGTTCGGCCAGACCGTCATCAACCAACCTCCCAAGCGCGTCGTCAGCGCCGGCTTCACCGAGCAGGACGACCTGCTCGCCGTCGGGGTGGTGCCGATCGCGGTGACCGACTGGTTCGGCGACCAGCCATTTGCGGTGTGGCCGTGGGCCGCGCCCAAGCTGGGCGGCGCGCGCCCGGTGGTACTGAACCTGGACAACGGCATCCCGGTCGACCGGATCGCGGGCCTGAAGCCGGACCTGATCGTGGCGATCAACGCCGGCCTGGACGCCGACACCTATCAGAAGCTGTCCGCGATCGCCCCGACCGTGGCGCAATCCGGCGGGGACGCCTTCTTCGAGCCATGGAAAGAGCAGGCCACCGCCATCGGGCAGGCGGTGTTCCAGGCAGACCAGATGAAGTCGTTGATCGACGGTGTCGACCAGAAGTTCACCGAAATCGGTAAGAAGAACCCGCAGTGGACCGGCAAGAAAGCGCTGCTGATGCACGGCGCGTTGTGGCAGGGGACCGTCGTCGCCACCATGGCGGGCTGGCGCACGGATTTTCTGAACCAGATGGGGCTGGTCATCGCCGAGGGCATCAAGCCGTTCGGCACCGAGCAGCGCGCCGTCATCCCGCGAGACCACATCAAGTCGGTGCTCGATTCGGCCGACGTGGTGATCTGGACGACCCGCAACCCCGACGATCAGAAGGCCCTACTGGCCGATCCCGAGGTGGCCGGGTCGCTGACCACCGCGCAGAACCGCCACATCTTCACCACCACCGAACAGGCCGGCGCGATCGCCTTCGCCTCGCCGCTGAGCTACCCCCTCGTCGCCGACCAATTGCCTCCGCTGCTCACCAAAATCCTGGGCTAG
- a CDS encoding 5-oxoprolinase subunit B family protein: MSVTDLSGDLAHDLPTELAGNTVLDYGDRALMVQCGSAAEVLAWAAALRSEPIPGVVDVVPAARTVLVKLEDPCRQGVIRRRLRTMCVTATPPAPSERGADVVIDVVYDGPDLAEVAGHTGLTIPQVIDAHTATLWRVGFSGFAPGFAYLVDGDPRLRVPRRPEPRTAVPAGSVALAGEFSAIYPRRSPGGWQLIGHTDAVLWDLQRRDPALLMQGMWVQFRAV, translated from the coding sequence ATGAGCGTGACGGACCTTAGCGGCGACCTGGCCCACGACCTGCCGACCGAGCTGGCCGGCAACACCGTCCTGGACTACGGCGATCGGGCGCTGATGGTGCAATGTGGCAGTGCCGCAGAGGTTTTGGCGTGGGCGGCCGCGCTGCGCTCCGAGCCGATACCGGGCGTGGTCGATGTCGTGCCGGCGGCCCGCACCGTGCTGGTCAAGCTGGAGGACCCCTGCCGCCAAGGCGTCATCCGCCGGCGACTGCGCACGATGTGCGTCACCGCCACGCCACCGGCCCCGTCCGAGCGCGGCGCCGACGTGGTGATCGACGTGGTCTACGACGGCCCCGACCTCGCAGAGGTCGCCGGCCACACCGGGCTGACCATCCCGCAGGTGATCGACGCCCACACCGCCACCCTGTGGCGGGTCGGATTCAGCGGCTTCGCACCCGGTTTCGCGTATCTGGTCGACGGCGACCCGCGCCTACGGGTGCCCCGGCGTCCCGAGCCGCGGACTGCCGTGCCGGCCGGATCCGTCGCCCTCGCCGGGGAATTCAGCGCGATCTACCCGCGCCGGTCCCCCGGCGGTTGGCAACTCATCGGCCACACCGACGCGGTCCTGTGGGATCTGCAACGTCGCGACCCGGCGCTGCTGATGCAGGGCATGTGGGTTCAGTTCCGGGCCGTCTAG